One region of Pogona vitticeps strain Pit_001003342236 chromosome 1, PviZW2.1, whole genome shotgun sequence genomic DNA includes:
- the LOC144586959 gene encoding uncharacterized protein LOC144586959, protein MPLTRSQVADMSEVKDPQIDQGSEDEFGSVQGDSTGEQNPELRKLLIAQQHELRMRQFEMEERERERQRQFELALEREKMAFELRKLELMNQNNNNNRDSEGGQLSKADLKKFPVYHKGDCPEVFFSLVERAFVDFSVRETEKMIIMRSLISGSLAEVYAEMPEELMKDFAEFKKLVFARHGINAEQLRQRFRSLTKKPEQTFTQVGAQLVRLLEKWLSQEGIETYEQLKDLIALEQFYSVLHGELKFQVRERKPKSVAAAAEIADFISQIRKPLGEGKSVGKPKETYSKYSQGPGKSQQGGGAHGEGKPSDMKPRPQILEGKPKQDERESKYTRKCYFCQGKGHLISDCEKLKQLKGMVPQESSGTKPKAVFCVQKEQGSVSLREPVAMATQSGTATAADQAEENGPLVEVKRCLLIKTDSQLFETAGVDVGILDRQYRGLRDTCSQVTLCHPDIIPREFIIPNESMKVAGIEGQVISLPVAEVPVNFQGWRGVWRLAISSTLPAAVLVGNDLAEHVKRVLVITRSQATTGTVQGGNDEPETEAEGSSEAVVETLTTDSRFGQEQKADATLQKCFEQVTDAQLTPETPVRFLEKKGILYRETLRNISKGGDGIRSQLVVPEKYRPMILKRGHSDMFAAHLGVNKTQQRITQNFYWPDIGKQIREFCKQCDVCQRQGNNRDRTKAKLCPLPVIDTPFKCIGVDIVGPLPKATKRGNRFILTIVDHATRYPEAIPLTNIETNTVADALVGYMSRMGFASEIITDLGASFTSKLMKRLWQICGIKHKETTAYHPESNGLTEKFNGTLMRMIRAYLAENPNNWDQKLQSLLFAYRSVPQASTGFSPFELLFGRRVKGPLDLIKQNWEQITQDDPQDVVTYIDTLMNDLRRNLELAAENLQAQKVRQKTWYDHKARERHFDPGEEVLWLRPCRENKLQLKWAGPYRVISKMSDLNYLIEQEENQARRVVHVNALKPYYRGEQRVLFAIKAAESEEAELPFWEGRGEVKYNPEEVKISPALTQDQQQELKMLLSKYQQVFSNKPGIVKGVMHRIHTGDAPPQAVSPYRVTGPYRDKVRKELDEMLRENIIVTSSSPWSSPIVLVDKPDGSIRFCVDYRKLNRVTTPDAYPMPRLDNLIETIGGCRFISSLDLVKGYWQLRIDPRDQEKTAFCSPFGLYEFRVLSFGLRNAPATFQRLMDQTLAGLSDFTVAYIDDIGIFSNTWEDHLIHLELVLQRLSAAGLTVKASKCQLGSPEIKYLGHMVGGGMIKPLEAKIEAVRDWPRPNTKKKVKSFLGLVGYYRKFIPRFSEIAAPLTDLTRKKADDRIPWTSDCEAAFQRLKEALINYPVLRAPDFDREFIIYTDASNSGVGAVLCQEDENGDQHPVSYLSRKLQKGERHLATVEKECLAIVYAIQKAKPYIWGRHFILCTDHSPLQWLKTMKTHNSKLMRWALNLQDYDFEVKVVRGSVNCVADALSRRPEE, encoded by the coding sequence atgcccttgactcgaagccaagtagcagacatgagtgaagtgaaagacccccagattgaccaaggttctgaggatgaatttggctcagtgcagggtgacagcacaggagagcagaacccagaactcagaaaattgctcatagcccaacagcatgaactgaggatgaggcaatttgagatggaggaaagggaaagagagagacagagacaatttgaattggcattggagagagagaaaatggcgtttgaattaagaaaactggaactaatgaaccagaacaataataataatagggattctgagggaggccaattgtctaaggctgacctaaagaaattccctgtgtaccacaagggagattgtcctgaggtgttcttttccttagtggaaagagcgtttgtggacttctcagtgagggaaactgagaagatgatcatcatgcggtctttaatcagtggtagcctggctgaggtttatgccgagatgcctgaggaactgatgaaagattttgcagagtttaaaaaactggtgtttgccagacatgggataaatgcagagcagctgagacaaagattcaggtccctcacaaaaaaaccagaacagacttttacccaagtgggggcccaattggtgaggctgcttgagaaatggctatcgcaggagggaatagagacctatgagcagcttaaagacttgatagctctggaacagttctattcagtcctgcatggggaattgaaattccaggtgagggaaaggaaaccgaaatctgtggcagcagccgcagaaatcgcagattttatttcccaaataagaaagcccttgggtgaggggaaatctgtgggtaaacccaaagaaacctacagcaagtactctcagggaccagggaaaagccagcaagggggaggggcccatggtgaagggaagccctcagacatgaaaccaagacctcagattttggagggaaaaccaaaacaagatgagagagaatcaaaatacaccagaaaatgttatttctgtcagggaaagggtcatctaatctcagattgtgagaaattaaagcagctaaaaggaatggtgcctcaggagtctagtggaaccaagccaaaagctgtgttctgtgtccagaaagagcaaggctcagtctcactgagggagcctgttgccatggctacgcagtctggaacagctaccgctgctgatcaggctgaggaaaatggtcctcttgtggaggtaaagcgctgcttgctgataaaaacagattctcagttgtttgagacagccggggtggacgtaggcatacttgaccgtcagtatagggggctgcgggacacttgttcccaggtaaccctgtgccatccagatattattcctcgggagtttataatcccaaatgagagcatgaaggtggcagggattgaggggcaggtaatctctctgccagtagcagaggtacctgtcaactttcaaggctggaggggagtttggaggctagcgatttcatcgactctgccagcagccgtgctcgtgggaaatgacctggctgaacatgtgaaacgggtgctagtgattacacgctcacaagccaccacggggacagttcaggggggtaatgatgagccagagacggaagcagaggggagttcagaagctgtggtggaaaccttaaccacagacagcagatttggacaggagcaaaaggcagacgccactctccaaaagtgttttgaacaggtgactgacgcccagctaacacctgaaaccccagtgagatttctggagaaaaaggggattttatatagagaaaccctgaggaatatctcaaaagggggagatgggatcagaagtcagctggtggtacctgaaaagtatcgccccatgatcttaaaaaggggtcactctgacatgtttgctgcgcacttaggagtgaacaaaacacagcagagaatcacacagaatttctactggcctgacatagggaagcagatcagggagttctgtaaacaatgtgatgtgtgtcaaaggcaggggaataaccgtgacaggaccaaagcaaagttgtgccctttgcctgtgattgacactccgttcaaatgcataggggtggatattgtgggacctttgcccaaggccacaaagagggggaacaggttcatcctaacaattgtggaccatgccacaaggtatcctgaagccatacccttgactaacattgaaactaacacagtggccgatgctttggtggggtatatgtccaggatgggatttgcctcagagataatcacagatttgggcgcatcgttcacatcaaagctcatgaaacgcttatggcaaatctgtggaattaagcacaaggaaaccactgcctatcatccggaaagtaatgggttaactgagaagttcaatgggactctaatgcgcatgattagggcttacttggcagagaatccaaacaattgggaccagaagctgcaatcccttttgtttgcttatcgatcagtgccacaagccagtaccgggttcagtccatttgaacttttatttggaagaagggtgaaagggccccttgatttgatcaaacaaaattgggagcagatcacccaggatgacccacaagacgttgtgacttacatagacaccttgatgaatgacctaaggagaaatctagagctggcagcagaaaacctgcaagctcagaaggtcagacagaaaacatggtatgaccacaaagctagagagaggcactttgacccaggggaggaagtgctttggcttaggccctgcagagagaataagctgcagctcaaatgggcaggaccatatagggtcatttccaagatgtcagacctgaactacctaatagagcaggaggagaaccaagcaaggagggtggttcatgtgaatgccctaaaaccctactacagaggggaacagagggttctatttgctataaaagcagctgagagtgaggaagctgaattacccttctgggagggtagaggggaagtaaaatacaacccagaggaggtaaagatcagtccagcactcacccaagaccagcagcaagaactaaaaatgctgcttagtaaatatcaacaggtgttttccaacaagccggggatagtgaagggagtgatgcatcggatccacacaggggatgcacccccgcaggcagtatccccataccgagtaacgggaccctatagggacaaggtgcggaaggagctggacgagatgcttagggagaacataatcgtcacctcttctagtccttggtcctctccgatagtccttgtggacaagcctgatgggagcattaggttttgtgttgattacaggaaattaaaccgtgtaaccactcctgatgcctacccaatgcccaggctagacaacctgattgaaaccatagggggttgtcggttcatctcatcattggacctggtaaagggatattggcaattaagaattgatcccagggatcaagaaaagactgccttttgcagcccttttggtctctatgagtttcgagtcctgagctttggtctcagaaatgcaccagccacattccaaaggctgatggaccagaccttggcagggctcagtgactttacagtggcctacattgacgacatagggatcttcagtaatacctgggaagatcacctgatacacctggagttagtgctgcagaggttaagtgcagcagggctaacagtaaaggccagcaagtgtcagctgggtagcccagaaataaaatacttgggtcacatggtagggggaggaatgataaaacccctggaggccaaaatagaagctgttcgtgattggcctagacccaacaccaagaaaaaagtcaaatcatttcttgggttggtgggctactacagaaagttcatcccgaggtttagcgagattgcggctccgctgaccgatctgacgaggaagaaggctgatgaccgcatcccgtggaccagcgactgtgaggcggcgttccagaggttgaaggaggcgctaatcaactatccagtcctgcgggctccagacttcgaccgggagttcatcatctacaccgatgcgtctaacagcggggtaggagcagttctgtgccaggaggatgagaatggtgaccagcatccagtgtcctacctgagtaggaaacttcaaaaaggtgagagacatttggcaaccgtggagaaggagtgtttggccatagtctacgcgatccagaaggccaagccttacatctggggaagacattttattctgtgtactgaccattcaccattgcaatggttaaagacaatgaaaacccacaatagcaaacttatgaggtgggctttaaacctacaggactatgactttgaagtaaaggtggtcagagggtcagtgaactgtgttgctgacgccttatcaagaagacctgaagaatga